A DNA window from Enterobacter cloacae subsp. cloacae ATCC 13047 contains the following coding sequences:
- a CDS encoding LysR substrate-binding domain-containing protein: MKYLPKLGHLQAFRQVARSGSIRSAARELGVSQPGLSRTLRELEQTLGTQLLLRSKEGIALTEAGMAFSQRAEWVLEELRRAADEVEQINHFTHGRLTVGFSSLIALTVFPDVAEAFKKTLPQVLLTVKEGQLSSLLPGVRNGEIDMAIGSVDPMAPPEGVMIEPLFTSPFCIIARKGHPLAEARDLMALRQAKWLLPESSMGYYQQLQNELSHFYRQVDITPLRTDSVITGLNMVLNADYLTVVARAMCQPLQLDDKLVALPITQLPSAQYCAVWSQKSAMTTNARQFLIRLREACRGFSW, from the coding sequence ATGAAATATCTGCCAAAACTCGGCCATCTTCAGGCCTTTCGTCAGGTGGCGCGCAGCGGCAGTATCCGTTCGGCCGCACGGGAACTGGGCGTTTCGCAGCCCGGATTGAGCCGTACATTGCGTGAGCTTGAGCAAACTTTAGGCACCCAACTTTTATTGCGCAGCAAAGAGGGGATTGCCCTTACCGAGGCGGGAATGGCGTTTTCCCAACGGGCGGAGTGGGTGCTTGAAGAGCTGCGGCGTGCGGCGGATGAAGTGGAGCAGATTAACCATTTTACTCACGGGCGTCTGACGGTGGGGTTCTCTTCGCTTATTGCGCTGACCGTCTTTCCCGATGTGGCCGAGGCGTTCAAGAAAACGCTGCCCCAGGTCTTGCTGACGGTGAAGGAGGGGCAGCTCTCCTCGCTCCTGCCTGGCGTACGAAACGGTGAAATAGATATGGCTATCGGCTCTGTGGATCCGATGGCGCCGCCGGAAGGGGTGATGATCGAACCGCTGTTTACCTCGCCATTTTGCATCATCGCACGCAAGGGGCACCCACTGGCAGAAGCCCGCGATCTGATGGCGCTGCGTCAGGCCAAATGGCTGCTGCCGGAGTCATCCATGGGCTACTACCAGCAGCTACAAAATGAGCTCAGCCATTTTTATCGACAGGTGGATATCACCCCGCTGCGCACCGATTCCGTCATCACGGGGCTGAATATGGTGCTTAACGCGGACTATCTGACGGTGGTCGCGCGGGCAATGTGTCAGCCGCTGCAGCTTGATGACAAGCTGGTGGCGTTGCCCATCACCCAACTGCCGTCGGCGCAGTATTGCGCGGTGTGGTCGCAAAAGTCGGCGATGACCACCAACGCGCGTCAGTTTTTGATTCGCCTGCGCGAAGCATGCAGAGGGTTTAGCTGGTAG
- the mmuM gene encoding homocysteine S-methyltransferase, with protein sequence MSQNNPLTALLEKQPFVVLDGAMATELEARGCNLADNLWSAKVLMENPELIREVHLDYYRAGAQVAITASYQATPAGFAARGLDEAQSRALIGKSVELARKAREAYLAENPHAGTLLVAGSVGPYGAYLADGSEYRGDYVRRAEEFTAFHRPRIEALLDAGADLLACETLPSFEEIKALAALVAEYPRARAWFSFTLRDSEHLSDGTPLLEVVAALKDNSQVVALGINCIALENTTAALKHLHSLTALPLVVYPNSGEHYDAVTKTWHHHGEACETLAGYLPQWLEAGARLIGGCCRTTPKDIAELNAQR encoded by the coding sequence ATGTCGCAGAATAATCCGCTTACCGCCCTCCTTGAAAAGCAGCCGTTTGTGGTGCTGGATGGCGCAATGGCAACTGAACTGGAAGCGCGCGGGTGCAACCTTGCAGACAACCTCTGGTCTGCCAAAGTATTGATGGAAAACCCGGAGCTTATCCGTGAAGTCCACCTCGACTACTACCGCGCGGGTGCGCAGGTGGCGATCACCGCCAGCTATCAGGCCACGCCTGCGGGCTTTGCGGCGCGCGGTCTGGATGAGGCGCAGTCCCGCGCGTTGATCGGCAAAAGCGTGGAGCTGGCGCGTAAGGCGCGTGAAGCGTATCTGGCGGAAAATCCGCATGCGGGCACGCTGCTGGTGGCGGGGTCCGTTGGGCCGTATGGCGCCTATCTGGCGGATGGCTCTGAGTATCGCGGAGATTATGTGCGTCGCGCCGAAGAGTTTACCGCGTTTCATCGTCCGCGCATTGAGGCGTTGCTGGATGCGGGGGCGGATCTGCTGGCTTGCGAAACGCTACCCTCCTTTGAGGAGATCAAGGCGCTGGCAGCACTTGTGGCTGAGTATCCCCGCGCCCGGGCATGGTTCTCGTTTACCCTGCGCGACAGCGAGCACCTGAGCGACGGGACACCGCTGCTGGAAGTTGTCGCGGCCCTGAAAGATAATTCGCAGGTCGTGGCGCTGGGCATCAACTGTATCGCGCTGGAAAACACCACCGCGGCGCTGAAACACCTGCACAGCCTGACGGCACTGCCGCTGGTGGTCTATCCGAACTCGGGCGAGCATTATGATGCGGTGACCAAAACCTGGCACCATCACGGTGAAGCGTGCGAGACGCTGGCGGGGTATTTGCCCCAGTGGCTGGAGGCCGGTGCCAGATTAATCGGTGGATGCTGTCGCACCACGCCGAAAGATATTGCTGAGCTTAACGCGCAGCGATAA
- a CDS encoding fimbrial protein — MGYIFSNTTKLVKTLPFLLSGYCLPLFAANLGEGAVLIQGAVLYTPCAIDLDSRDQTIDMGDTPVSEIATKGYGPTRAFTVRLINCLMLPTPGNSKYDSEYYQITFEPMIGTERFSVHGDAQGIELAIRDIDGNIAAPGVAFPAREVTAGSMNLNYSLQLVSNGQPLKAGDYQSLIRFRMDYY; from the coding sequence ATGGGTTATATATTTTCGAATACAACAAAATTAGTTAAAACACTCCCTTTTCTCCTGTCTGGTTATTGCCTGCCTTTATTCGCTGCAAACCTGGGGGAGGGTGCCGTCCTGATTCAGGGGGCGGTGCTCTACACACCCTGTGCAATTGATCTCGATAGCCGTGATCAAACGATTGATATGGGCGATACACCCGTGTCGGAAATTGCGACTAAAGGTTACGGCCCCACCCGTGCCTTCACCGTTCGCTTAATTAATTGCCTGATGCTGCCAACACCCGGGAACAGCAAATATGACTCCGAGTACTACCAGATAACGTTCGAGCCCATGATCGGCACAGAGCGATTTTCAGTACATGGAGACGCGCAGGGCATTGAACTGGCGATCCGCGATATTGACGGCAATATCGCCGCGCCTGGTGTGGCGTTTCCCGCCAGAGAGGTTACGGCGGGCAGTATGAACCTGAATTATTCGCTTCAGCTTGTCAGCAACGGACAGCCGCTTAAAGCCGGGGATTACCAGTCTCTGATCCGCTTCAGAATGGATTACTACTGA
- a CDS encoding outer membrane usher protein, giving the protein MKKTIRTFRRSTLSVLILALIVPVAKSWADDDIQFNTDVLDTQDKSNIDLSHFSRRGYVMPGDYTFSIMVNKDILREERIVVYPEGENGRDSLICLTPEQLSRFNLKASVMDDLRWLRDGECLDKASLEGLDMRVDLAKDTLYLAIPQAWLEYTAPNWDPPSRWDEGIPGVIADYNLNVQAQQNKTGSDSQNISGNGVLGANLGPWRARADWQTSWYKRDGKTDKDFAFSRYYLYRAIPSLKAKLTVGEDYLSSDIFDTFRFSGVSLNSDLSMLPPSLRGYAPEVTGISRSGGKVTISQQGRVIHETQVAAGAFRIQELNDAISGTLDVRVEELDGSVQVFQVTTASVPYLTRPGAVRYKLAAGKPSEWGHSMIGPMFTSGEISWGVANGWTLYGGSVIGGDYNALSVGIGRDLFILGALAFDVTQSRAVLPSEGTLSGTSYRVSYSKTFDEYDSQVTFAGYRFSERDFMSMSEYLDTRYGSGTSHSPKEKYTVSFNKRFRDVGLSAYLNYSHQTYWNSADNDRVSLSLSRYVELGPFKNMSVSLTAYRSEYYSLKDDGAYISVSLPIGNGTSLSYGATINRTDNTHRVSYYGRVDEHNSFQVSSGLSRSGPTAYGYYTWQGDSAQVQTNASYQSGSYTALGMNVTGGLTLTTEGGAAHRSNARGGSRVLVDTAGVNGVPVKGFGASVKTNRFGKAVIGDVNSYYRNPIRIDVDKLDENADVTRSVSQATLTEGAIGYRQFDVIAGGKAMAFIRKADGSFPPFGASVMNEKNQETGVVNDEGSVWLSGIQPNGKMTVKWDGQARCVVNLPAVLPAVLENLLLTCAPE; this is encoded by the coding sequence ATGAAAAAAACGATACGGACATTCCGACGCTCAACGCTCAGCGTGCTGATTTTGGCTTTAATCGTGCCGGTGGCGAAAAGCTGGGCCGACGATGATATTCAGTTCAATACCGACGTGCTGGACACGCAGGACAAGAGCAATATCGATCTTAGCCACTTTTCGCGTCGAGGCTACGTCATGCCCGGCGACTACACCTTCAGCATCATGGTGAACAAAGACATCCTGCGCGAAGAGCGAATTGTGGTCTATCCCGAGGGTGAAAACGGCCGGGACAGCCTGATTTGCCTTACGCCAGAGCAGCTCTCTCGCTTCAACCTGAAGGCCAGCGTCATGGACGATCTTCGCTGGCTGCGCGACGGTGAGTGTCTGGACAAAGCCAGTCTCGAAGGGCTGGATATGCGCGTCGACCTTGCAAAGGACACGCTTTATCTGGCGATCCCACAGGCGTGGCTGGAGTACACTGCGCCAAACTGGGATCCGCCTTCGCGCTGGGATGAGGGTATCCCTGGTGTGATTGCCGACTACAACCTCAATGTTCAGGCGCAGCAGAATAAAACCGGTTCAGACAGCCAAAATATCAGCGGGAATGGGGTCCTGGGGGCCAACCTGGGACCATGGCGTGCCCGCGCCGACTGGCAGACCAGCTGGTACAAGCGTGACGGGAAAACGGACAAGGATTTCGCCTTTAGCCGTTACTACCTCTACCGCGCCATTCCTTCACTGAAAGCGAAGCTGACGGTGGGGGAAGATTACCTCAGCTCCGATATCTTCGATACCTTCCGCTTTAGCGGCGTTAGCCTGAATTCCGATCTCAGCATGTTGCCGCCGAGCCTGCGTGGCTACGCGCCAGAAGTGACGGGGATCTCCCGTTCAGGCGGTAAAGTGACCATCAGCCAGCAGGGACGCGTAATACACGAAACGCAGGTGGCCGCCGGGGCATTTCGTATTCAGGAACTGAATGATGCCATCTCTGGCACGCTCGACGTAAGGGTGGAAGAGCTGGACGGCAGCGTGCAGGTCTTTCAGGTCACGACGGCTTCGGTTCCCTACCTGACGCGCCCGGGTGCGGTGCGCTACAAGCTTGCAGCGGGTAAACCCTCCGAGTGGGGGCACAGCATGATCGGGCCGATGTTCACCTCGGGAGAAATCTCCTGGGGCGTGGCCAACGGCTGGACGCTGTACGGCGGCTCGGTGATCGGCGGTGACTATAATGCCCTGTCGGTGGGGATCGGGCGCGATCTCTTCATCCTCGGCGCGCTGGCCTTCGACGTAACGCAGTCGCGGGCGGTATTGCCTTCTGAAGGAACGCTGTCCGGTACCTCTTACCGGGTGAGCTACTCAAAAACCTTCGACGAGTACGACAGCCAGGTCACCTTTGCCGGGTATCGTTTCTCCGAACGCGACTTTATGAGTATGTCGGAGTACCTCGATACCCGCTACGGCAGCGGCACGTCGCACAGCCCGAAAGAAAAATACACGGTGTCGTTTAACAAACGCTTCCGTGATGTCGGGCTGAGCGCTTACCTCAACTACAGCCATCAGACCTACTGGAACAGCGCGGATAACGACCGCGTAAGCCTGTCGCTGTCGCGCTATGTCGAGCTCGGTCCGTTCAAGAACATGAGCGTATCGCTTACGGCCTACCGCAGCGAGTACTACTCCCTGAAAGACGACGGGGCATACATTTCCGTGTCGTTGCCGATAGGTAACGGCACCTCGCTCAGCTATGGCGCCACAATTAACCGCACCGATAACACACATCGCGTGAGCTATTACGGCCGGGTGGATGAACACAATAGCTTCCAGGTTAGCAGCGGCCTTTCCCGCAGCGGCCCGACGGCGTACGGCTACTACACCTGGCAGGGCGATAGCGCGCAGGTACAGACCAACGCCAGCTATCAGTCCGGCAGTTATACCGCGCTGGGCATGAATGTGACCGGCGGTCTGACCCTGACCACCGAAGGGGGCGCAGCGCACCGCTCGAACGCGCGGGGCGGCAGCCGCGTACTGGTGGATACCGCAGGCGTCAACGGCGTGCCCGTGAAGGGATTCGGCGCCTCGGTGAAAACCAACCGATTCGGGAAGGCGGTGATTGGCGATGTGAACAGCTACTACCGCAATCCGATCCGCATTGACGTTGACAAGCTTGATGAAAACGCTGACGTCACCCGATCGGTCTCACAGGCCACGCTCACCGAAGGGGCGATCGGCTATCGCCAGTTTGACGTGATTGCAGGTGGTAAAGCGATGGCCTTTATCCGCAAGGCTGACGGGAGCTTCCCGCCATTTGGGGCCTCGGTGATGAACGAGAAAAACCAGGAAACGGGGGTGGTGAATGACGAGGGAAGCGTCTGGCTAAGCGGCATTCAGCCAAACGGCAAAATGACCGTCAAATGGGATGGACAAGCCCGCTGCGTGGTAAACCTGCCGGCCGTGCTGCCAGCCGTGCTGGAGAATTTGCTTTTAACCTGTGCGCCGGAATAA
- a CDS encoding fimbria/pilus periplasmic chaperone, protein MTIVRISALTGLALMVSGVATAAISLDRTRVIFDGAAKSVSLRLTNENKTLPYLAQGWVEDAQGKKITDPLVLLPPVQRIEPGEQSQIKVQSTAGIQRLPQDRESLFYFNLREIPPKSSKPNTLQLALQTRIKLFYRPAAIEVQRADYSTPFQEQLTLTRVGDKYRVNNPTPYYISLVNASSTLTGKAAAGFKPIMVEPKGQLVLTPSAAALGSAPVLTYVNDFGGRAKLIFSCGGNECKAVPQEKKK, encoded by the coding sequence ATGACAATTGTGCGAATTTCCGCCCTGACGGGCCTGGCACTGATGGTTTCAGGCGTGGCGACAGCCGCCATATCGCTGGACAGAACTCGGGTGATTTTTGACGGCGCGGCAAAATCCGTCAGCCTGCGCCTGACCAATGAAAATAAAACACTGCCGTATCTGGCGCAGGGATGGGTGGAAGATGCTCAGGGTAAAAAAATCACCGATCCGCTGGTGCTGCTGCCGCCGGTTCAGCGCATTGAACCAGGCGAGCAGAGTCAGATCAAGGTGCAATCCACCGCGGGGATCCAGCGCCTGCCACAGGACAGGGAGTCGCTGTTCTATTTCAATCTGCGCGAGATCCCGCCCAAAAGCAGCAAGCCTAATACGCTGCAACTGGCGCTCCAGACCCGCATCAAGCTCTTTTATCGCCCGGCCGCTATTGAAGTGCAGCGTGCCGATTATTCCACGCCGTTTCAGGAACAGCTGACCCTGACGCGGGTAGGGGATAAATACCGCGTGAATAATCCGACGCCGTATTACATCTCGCTGGTGAATGCGTCTTCGACGCTCACTGGCAAAGCGGCGGCAGGCTTCAAGCCGATTATGGTTGAGCCGAAAGGTCAGCTGGTGCTGACACCTTCTGCTGCTGCGCTCGGCAGCGCACCAGTGCTGACTTACGTCAACGACTTCGGTGGCCGCGCAAAGCTGATCTTCAGCTGTGGCGGCAACGAGTGCAAAGCCGTTCCGCAGGAAAAGAAAAAATAA
- a CDS encoding MFS transporter, giving the protein MKSQSQMIFLLFIGYVVVYIDKTVMGFALLPIEKEFGLTTAQLGYITGIFFLAYSLFQVPAGWLNDRIGYKTMLILSLCALGVFALCFGALGMSVGLLLVFRFLSGVGHSGYPCSCAKAVVSNFTLEKRTFAQSVLLSSAGLAMTVGPIVAVSALEHLGWHASFVALGIVACAIALLIALRVPYQKPAPRQAAHGQHEALWRNPTVLLLFFSVFCINIPSYGLLAWLPKFFVQSMGMPIEVSGYIVAAGGAGIWLSSLCTGWLVGKYFHHREPQVILICALVSAAAILGIFHTATAVSASILLFVGEIFLMATFVTAFTLPMKRLPENIMGSAIGLINTGGTLGGFVSPVVIGYLVGKSHSYESAFIFLSLAMVCAGVAIVPLIKKPAPSLPVTD; this is encoded by the coding sequence ATGAAAAGCCAGTCACAGATGATTTTTTTACTTTTTATCGGCTATGTCGTGGTCTACATCGATAAAACCGTAATGGGTTTTGCCCTGCTGCCGATCGAAAAAGAGTTCGGGCTTACCACCGCGCAGCTGGGCTATATCACCGGGATCTTCTTTCTCGCCTACTCTCTCTTTCAGGTGCCTGCTGGCTGGTTAAACGACCGAATCGGCTACAAAACCATGCTGATCCTTTCTCTGTGTGCGCTGGGGGTCTTCGCCCTCTGCTTTGGCGCGCTGGGTATGAGCGTTGGCCTGCTGCTGGTGTTTCGCTTTCTCTCCGGCGTGGGGCATTCCGGCTATCCCTGCTCCTGCGCGAAAGCGGTGGTCAGCAATTTTACGCTGGAAAAACGCACCTTCGCCCAGTCGGTCCTGCTCTCCTCCGCCGGGCTGGCGATGACCGTCGGGCCGATTGTGGCCGTCTCGGCGCTGGAACACCTGGGCTGGCACGCCTCCTTTGTGGCATTAGGGATCGTTGCCTGCGCCATCGCCCTGCTGATCGCCTTGCGCGTGCCGTATCAGAAACCCGCGCCACGCCAGGCCGCGCACGGGCAACACGAGGCGCTGTGGCGTAACCCTACGGTGCTGCTGCTGTTTTTCTCGGTGTTTTGCATCAATATCCCAAGCTATGGCCTCTTGGCCTGGCTGCCTAAATTCTTTGTCCAGAGCATGGGCATGCCGATTGAGGTGTCCGGTTATATCGTGGCGGCTGGCGGCGCGGGGATCTGGCTTTCGTCGTTGTGCACCGGCTGGCTGGTCGGAAAATACTTCCACCACCGCGAGCCACAGGTGATTTTGATCTGCGCACTGGTGAGCGCTGCTGCCATTCTCGGCATCTTCCACACCGCCACGGCGGTGAGTGCCAGCATCCTGCTGTTTGTGGGGGAGATCTTCCTGATGGCCACCTTTGTGACCGCGTTTACCCTGCCAATGAAACGCCTGCCGGAGAACATCATGGGCTCGGCCATCGGGCTGATAAACACCGGAGGGACGCTGGGGGGCTTCGTTTCACCGGTTGTTATTGGCTATCTCGTTGGAAAAAGCCACAGTTATGAAAGCGCATTTATTTTCTTGTCACTGGCAATGGTGTGCGCGGGCGTGGCGATAGTGCCATTGATAAAAAAACCTGCGCCCTCACTGCCGGTGACTGACTGA
- the mmuP gene encoding S-methylmethionine permease yields MQTQQENGQLKRTMKTRHLIMLSLGGVIGTGLFFNTGYIISTTGAAGTLLAYLIGALVVWLVMQCLGELSVAMPETGAFHVYAARYLGPATGYTVAWLYWLTWTVALGSSFTAAGFCMQYWFPQVPVWVWCVVFCVVIFGLNVISTRFFAEGEFWFSLVKVITIIAFIILGGAAIFGFIPMQDGSPAPGLSNITAEGWFPHGGLPILMTMVAVNFAFSGTELIGIAAGETENPHKVIPVAIRATIARLIIFFIGTVFVLAALIPMQQAGVEKSPFVLVFEKVGIPYAADIFNFVILTAILSAANSGLYASGRMLWSLSNEKTLPRCFARVNKNGVPLTALSVSMLGGVLALFSSVVAPDTVFVALSAISGFAVVAVWISICASHFVFRRRHLQSGQPLSALHYRAPWYPLVPVLGFILCVVACIGLWFDPSQRIALYCGLPFVALCYGAYYLTRNLTSQEPEHVAE; encoded by the coding sequence ATGCAAACACAACAAGAAAATGGGCAGCTAAAGCGCACCATGAAAACACGCCACCTGATTATGCTCTCGCTGGGTGGCGTGATTGGCACAGGGTTATTCTTTAATACCGGTTATATCATTTCGACAACCGGGGCCGCAGGCACGCTGCTGGCCTATCTCATTGGCGCACTGGTAGTCTGGCTGGTGATGCAGTGTCTGGGCGAACTGTCGGTGGCGATGCCGGAAACCGGCGCGTTTCACGTCTATGCCGCTCGTTACCTCGGCCCGGCGACGGGCTATACCGTGGCGTGGCTGTACTGGCTCACCTGGACGGTGGCGCTAGGGTCGAGCTTTACCGCCGCCGGGTTTTGTATGCAGTACTGGTTCCCACAGGTGCCCGTCTGGGTATGGTGCGTGGTCTTCTGCGTGGTAATTTTTGGCCTTAACGTTATCTCCACGCGTTTCTTTGCCGAGGGCGAATTCTGGTTCTCGCTGGTGAAAGTTATCACCATCATCGCCTTTATTATTCTTGGCGGCGCGGCGATCTTTGGCTTTATTCCAATGCAGGACGGTTCGCCTGCGCCGGGTCTGAGCAACATTACCGCTGAAGGCTGGTTCCCGCATGGCGGCCTGCCGATCCTGATGACCATGGTGGCGGTGAACTTTGCCTTCTCCGGCACCGAGCTTATCGGCATTGCGGCGGGCGAAACGGAAAACCCGCATAAGGTTATTCCGGTGGCGATCCGCGCGACCATTGCCCGACTGATCATCTTCTTTATCGGCACCGTGTTTGTGCTGGCGGCGCTGATCCCGATGCAGCAGGCCGGGGTGGAAAAGAGCCCGTTTGTGCTGGTGTTTGAAAAAGTCGGGATCCCGTATGCGGCAGATATCTTTAACTTTGTGATTTTGACCGCGATCCTCTCGGCGGCAAACTCCGGCTTGTACGCCTCAGGGCGCATGCTGTGGTCGCTTTCTAACGAGAAAACGCTGCCGCGCTGCTTTGCCCGCGTCAATAAAAACGGCGTGCCGCTGACGGCGCTCTCCGTTTCCATGCTCGGTGGCGTGCTGGCGCTCTTCTCAAGCGTGGTTGCGCCGGACACGGTGTTTGTGGCGCTGTCGGCCATTTCCGGTTTTGCGGTGGTGGCGGTGTGGATCAGCATCTGCGCGTCGCACTTTGTCTTCCGTCGTCGTCATCTGCAGTCCGGACAGCCGCTGTCTGCTCTGCACTATCGCGCGCCGTGGTATCCGCTGGTGCCGGTGCTCGGGTTTATCCTCTGCGTGGTGGCATGTATCGGCCTGTGGTTTGATCCGAGCCAGCGCATTGCCCTTTATTGTGGCCTGCCGTTCGTCGCCCTGTGTTATGGTGCCTACTACCTGACCCGAAACCTGACATCGCAGGAGCCTGAACATGTCGCAGAATAA
- a CDS encoding fimbrial protein: protein MKMNKLFTALVLASGMAAFGAQADQGSGVVTFTGSVIDAPCSIAAGDEDQTISLGQVSSSAVANGGTSTPVPFYIHLENCSVETATTVTTTFSGADSSVDGAVLGVTGNATDVGIVMTDGDSNTITLGEATSGQNVVNGDNTLTYSAYIIGGEAPTEGDFTAVTNWTLAYE, encoded by the coding sequence ATGAAAATGAACAAACTCTTTACTGCACTGGTTCTGGCTTCTGGTATGGCTGCTTTCGGTGCTCAGGCTGACCAGGGTAGCGGCGTTGTGACCTTCACCGGTTCCGTTATCGATGCGCCATGTTCAATCGCGGCAGGTGATGAAGATCAGACCATTAGCCTCGGCCAGGTTTCCAGTTCCGCGGTGGCGAACGGCGGTACCTCTACGCCGGTTCCGTTTTACATTCACCTGGAAAACTGCTCTGTTGAGACCGCTACCACTGTGACCACTACCTTCTCCGGCGCGGATTCCAGCGTTGACGGTGCAGTACTGGGCGTAACCGGTAATGCAACCGATGTTGGCATCGTGATGACCGATGGCGACAGCAACACTATCACCCTGGGTGAAGCCACGAGTGGACAGAACGTGGTTAATGGCGACAACACTCTGACCTATTCCGCATACATCATCGGTGGAGAAGCACCAACCGAAGGTGATTTCACCGCTGTGACTAACTGGACTCTGGCTTACGAATAA
- a CDS encoding fimbrial protein, with product MTIAYWKKGSGLVLMLLAGSLNAADELVDGNYGLLHVRGALTESACRLEMDSAWQEVDMGTTATGALKKPGDQGTPVRVEIHLEDCMPSPTSVRDAWSGDLLWSRDQPSVTVSFVAPGELFNPGLVRVTGASGLGLHLTDRLHRSVRLNDEGHPLLLESDDNTLFYYLTPERTSAPLVAGAWQALIHFRLNYD from the coding sequence ATGACTATCGCGTACTGGAAAAAGGGGAGCGGGCTCGTTCTGATGCTGCTGGCAGGATCGCTAAATGCCGCGGACGAATTGGTCGATGGCAACTATGGGCTGCTGCACGTGCGCGGTGCGCTGACGGAAAGCGCCTGCCGTCTGGAGATGGACTCCGCGTGGCAGGAGGTGGACATGGGGACGACGGCAACGGGTGCGCTTAAAAAGCCAGGCGACCAGGGTACGCCGGTGCGGGTGGAGATCCATCTGGAGGATTGTATGCCATCACCCACCTCAGTACGCGATGCGTGGAGCGGCGATTTGCTCTGGAGTCGGGATCAGCCTTCGGTCACGGTCAGCTTTGTTGCGCCGGGAGAGTTGTTTAATCCGGGCCTGGTCCGCGTGACCGGGGCCAGCGGGTTAGGGCTACACCTGACCGACAGACTGCACCGTTCGGTTCGTCTTAACGATGAGGGGCATCCGCTGTTGCTGGAGTCAGATGACAACACGCTTTTTTATTATCTCACGCCGGAACGTACCTCTGCACCGCTGGTGGCCGGGGCATGGCAGGCGCTGATCCACTTCAGGCTTAATTATGACTAG